A stretch of Prunus dulcis chromosome 6, ALMONDv2, whole genome shotgun sequence DNA encodes these proteins:
- the LOC117632978 gene encoding kinesin-like protein KIN-14R isoform X1: MEDLQFDPVFQEAKTPISWVPDSDRVQQPNPDLKDSSLGEVDESLVESMLCDSGSRLIPSGLSRSNSTADEYVMFVNAGGDGSNETDSSVKFLADIYFEGGNVLRTNEHINDGGDYPFIYQSARVGNFYYRFNCLPPGHYYVDIHFTEIINTNGPKGMRVFNVFIQEEKVLSDFDIFAVVGSNKPLQLVDSRVSVKEDGVVVIRFEGVNGSPVVSGIGIRRAPNVSVPKLVVEHFKCNNCDAEIEVPSAQMKLMQTKSTAKYEKKIQELTTQCQLKTKECYEAWMSLTAANEELDKVMMDLDNVTFRTLSQDQTIQKQAEDIKNISSRYERDKKYWTIAVNDLQEKIKLMHEEHLHLSREAHECADSIPELNKMIFAVQALVAECEDLKVKYNEEQAKRKKLFNEVQEAKGNIRVFCRCRPLSKEEMAAGCKTVVDFEAAKDGCLGFLTGGSTKRSFKFDRVYTPKDDQVDVFVDASPMVVSVLDGYNVCIFAYGQTGTGKTFTMEGTEQNRGVNYRTLEQLFEIAKERSETFSYSISVSVLEVYNEQIRDLLAISPSSKRLEIKQASEGCHHVPGIVEAKVENIKEVWSVLQAGSNARAIGSNNVNEHSSRSHCLLSIMVRSKNLINGECTKSKLWLVDLAGSERLAKTDVQGERLKEAQNINRSLSALGDVISALANKSSHIPYRNSKLTHLLQDSLGGDSKTLMFVQISPSDQDLGETLSSLNFATRVRGIELGPAKKQVDTSELQKTKVMLEKARQEARSKDESLRKLEESLQNLESKTKGKDQIYKNQQEKIKELEGTLELKTALHSQLEKQVSQLSDRLRGKEEICCSLQQKVKELEVELRERHKSDSEYASLQQKVKDLENQLKDQMQESEFQSTILQHKVKELEIKLKDQEQKSDSSALHQKVKELEIKLKDQEQKLDSSALHQKIKELQDKLREQEKQSEFADAVRATPNEGKTCVRDEIMNDAEACILRSSNSLNRPMSQGSISLRGNDSVRETRRKREFKSGETENIIRLPNSFNDNKVRKSDPPKIARITRTAKPATATQGPSVNRRFSRDQIQVKERDTVKKIWSR, encoded by the exons ATGGAAGATCTGCAATTCGACCCCGTTTTCCAAGAGGCAAAAACCCCAATTTCTTGGGTTCCTGATTCCGACAGAGTTCAACAGCCAAACCCAGATCTCAAAGATTCTTCCTTGGGCGAGGTTGATGAGTCTTTGGTGGAGTCGATGCTTTGTGACTCGGGTTCAAGACTAATCCCTTCCGGATTATCAAGATCCAACTCTACAG CAGACGAATATGTGATGTTTGTGAATGCTGGAGGTGATGGTTCAAATGAAACAGATTCTAGTGTGAAGTTTCTCGCCGACATTTACTTTGAGGGAGGGAATGTTTTACGAACCAATGAACATATAAATGATGGGGGGGATTATCCATTCATCTATCAGTCAGCCCGAGTAGGGAACTTCTACTACCGGTTCAATTGTCTTCCTCCTGGACACTATTATGTTGATATTCATTTCACTGAAATCATAAACACAAATGGGCCTAAAGGAATGAGGGTATTTAATGTATTCATCCAGGAAGAGAAG GTCCTATCAGACTTCGATATCTTTGCGGTTGTTGGATCCAATAAGCCCTTACAATTAGTTGATTCAAGGGTCTCTGTAAAGGAGGATGGAGTAGTTGTGATAAGATTTGAAGGGGTTAATGGAAGCCCAGTAGTTAGTGGAATCGGAATTAGGAGAGCACCAAATGTTTCAG TTCCAAAGCTGGTGGTGGAACACTTTAAATGTAACAACTGTGATGCTGAAATAGAAGTTCCTTCAGCTCAG ATGAAATTAATGCAAACAAAGTCCACTGCCAAATATGAGAAGAAGATACAAGAGCTTACCACTCAGTGCCaacttaaaacaaaagaatgcTATGAGGCATGGATGTCTTTGACTGCAGCAAATGAGGAGCTGGACAAGGTCATGATGGATCTTGACAACGTGACATTTAGGACACTGTCTCAAG ATCAAACCATTCAGAAACAAGCTGAAGATATAAAGAACATTTCTAGTAGGTATGAGCGTGACAAGAAGTACTGGACAATAGCAGTCAATGACTTACAAGAAAAGATTAAG CTGATGCATGAGGAGCATTTGCATCTTTCTCGCGAAGCACATGAATGCGCAGATTCAATTCCCGAGTTGAATAAAATGATTTTTGCAGTTCAAGCATTGG TTGCGGAGTGTGAAGATCTTAAAGTGAAGTACAACGAAGAGCAAGCTAAGAGAAAAAAGCTCTTTAATGAGGTTCAGGAGGCTAAAG GGAATATCAGGGTATTTTGCCGCTGCCGCCCATTAAGTAAGGAGGAGATGGCAGCTGGGTGTAAAACAGTTGTAGACTTTGAGGCAGCAAAGGATGGATGTCTTGGATTCCTGACAGGAGGCTCCACTAAAAGGTCTTTTAAATTTGATCGAGTGTACACACCGAAAGATGATCAAG TGGATGTTTTTGTGGATGCTTCCCCCATGGTGGTTTCAGTTCTAGACGGTTACAATGTATGTATATTTGCTTATGGACAAACAGGGACAGGAAAGACATTCACAATGGAGGGCACTGAACAGAATAGGGGAGTCAATTATAGGACTCTAGAGCAGTTGTTTGAAATTGCAAAGGAACGAAGTGAAACTTTTTCATACAGCATATCTGTTAGCGTACTTGAAGTTTACAATGAGCAGATTAGGGACTTGTTAGCAATATCACCATCATCAAAGAG GTTGGAGATAAAACAGGCTTCTGAAGGGTGTCATCACGTTCCAGGGATAGTAGAAGCCAAAGTTGAAAATATTAAGGAAGTGTGGAGTGTACTGCAGGCTGGAAGCAATGCTAGAGCTATAGGAAGTAATAATGTTAATGAGCACAGCAGCCGATCTCATTG CTTGCTTTCCATAATGGTAAGATCAAAGAACTTGATAAATGGAGAGTGCACCAAGAGCAAGCTTTGGTTAGTGGATTTGGCAGGCAGCGAGAGGCTTGCAAAAACTGATGTACAAGGAGAGCGACTAAAGGAAGCTCAAAATATCAATAGATCCCTTTCAGCTCTTGGAGATGTGATATCTGCTCTTGCAAATAAAAGTAGTCACATTCCTTACAG GAACTCTAAGTTGACACATCTACTTCAAGATTCATTAG GAGGTGACTCTAAAACTTTGATGTTCGTGCAAATAAGCCCTTCAGACCAGGATTTGGGTGAGACTCTGAGTTCTTTAAATTTTGCAACAAGGGTTCGGGGAATTGAGTTGGGTCCTGCGAAGAAGCAAGTTGACACAAGTGAGCTCCAGAAAACAAAAGTCATG CTTGAAAAAGCAAGGCAGGAAGCAAGATCCAAAGATGAATCTCTGAGGAAGCTAGAAGAGAGCTTACAAAACTTGGAGAGTAAGACCAAAGGAAAAGATCAAATCTACAAAAACCAACAAGAAAAGATCAAAGAACTTGAAGGGACACTTGAGTTGAAGACAGCCTTGCACAGCCAGTTAGAGAAGCAAGTTTCACAACTTTCAGATAGATTGAGGGGGAAGGAAGAAATCTGCTGCAGTCTCCAACAAAAG GTCAAAGAGTTGGAGGTTGAGCTCAGAGAAAGACACAAGTCAGACTCCGAATATGCATCCTTGCAACAAAAG GTTAAGGATCTTGAAAACCAACTGAAAGATCAAATGCAAGAGTCTGAGTTTCAATCCACCATTCTTCAACACAAG GTAAAGGAGCTCGAGATAAAACTCAAAGACCAGGAACAAAAATCAGACTCCTCCGCACTTCATCAAAAG GTAAAGGAGCTCGAGATAAAACTCAAAGACCAGGAACAAAAATTAGACTCCTCCGCACTTCATCAAAAG ATTAAGGAACTTCAAGACAAGTTGAGGGAGCAAGAGAAACAATCAGAGTTTGCTGATGCAGTAAGGGCCACTCCTAATGAAGGAAAGACCTGCGTAAGAGATGAGATCATGAATGATGCTGAGGCTTGCATCTTAAGGAGTTCGAATTCACTAAATCGTCCAATGAGTCAAGGGTCTATATCACTAAGAGGGAATGATTCTGTCCGTGAGACgagaaggaaaagagagtTTAAAAGTGGTGAGACGGAGAACATCATTAGGCTACCAAATTCTTTTAATGATAACAAAGTTAGGAAATCCGACCCACCGAAGATTGCAAGAATTACAAGAACAGCAAAGCCAGCCACTGCTACTCAAGGGCCATCGGTTAATAGGAGGTTTAGCAGAGATCAGATTCAAGTTAAGGAGAGGGATACTGTGAAGAAAATCTGGTCAAGATag
- the LOC117632978 gene encoding kinesin-like protein KIN-14R isoform X2, with amino-acid sequence MEDLQFDPVFQEAKTPISWVPDSDRVQQPNPDLKDSSLGEVDESLVESMLCDSGSRLIPSGLSRSNSTDEYVMFVNAGGDGSNETDSSVKFLADIYFEGGNVLRTNEHINDGGDYPFIYQSARVGNFYYRFNCLPPGHYYVDIHFTEIINTNGPKGMRVFNVFIQEEKVLSDFDIFAVVGSNKPLQLVDSRVSVKEDGVVVIRFEGVNGSPVVSGIGIRRAPNVSVPKLVVEHFKCNNCDAEIEVPSAQMKLMQTKSTAKYEKKIQELTTQCQLKTKECYEAWMSLTAANEELDKVMMDLDNVTFRTLSQDQTIQKQAEDIKNISSRYERDKKYWTIAVNDLQEKIKLMHEEHLHLSREAHECADSIPELNKMIFAVQALVAECEDLKVKYNEEQAKRKKLFNEVQEAKGNIRVFCRCRPLSKEEMAAGCKTVVDFEAAKDGCLGFLTGGSTKRSFKFDRVYTPKDDQVDVFVDASPMVVSVLDGYNVCIFAYGQTGTGKTFTMEGTEQNRGVNYRTLEQLFEIAKERSETFSYSISVSVLEVYNEQIRDLLAISPSSKRLEIKQASEGCHHVPGIVEAKVENIKEVWSVLQAGSNARAIGSNNVNEHSSRSHCLLSIMVRSKNLINGECTKSKLWLVDLAGSERLAKTDVQGERLKEAQNINRSLSALGDVISALANKSSHIPYRNSKLTHLLQDSLGGDSKTLMFVQISPSDQDLGETLSSLNFATRVRGIELGPAKKQVDTSELQKTKVMLEKARQEARSKDESLRKLEESLQNLESKTKGKDQIYKNQQEKIKELEGTLELKTALHSQLEKQVSQLSDRLRGKEEICCSLQQKVKELEVELRERHKSDSEYASLQQKVKDLENQLKDQMQESEFQSTILQHKVKELEIKLKDQEQKSDSSALHQKVKELEIKLKDQEQKLDSSALHQKIKELQDKLREQEKQSEFADAVRATPNEGKTCVRDEIMNDAEACILRSSNSLNRPMSQGSISLRGNDSVRETRRKREFKSGETENIIRLPNSFNDNKVRKSDPPKIARITRTAKPATATQGPSVNRRFSRDQIQVKERDTVKKIWSR; translated from the exons ATGGAAGATCTGCAATTCGACCCCGTTTTCCAAGAGGCAAAAACCCCAATTTCTTGGGTTCCTGATTCCGACAGAGTTCAACAGCCAAACCCAGATCTCAAAGATTCTTCCTTGGGCGAGGTTGATGAGTCTTTGGTGGAGTCGATGCTTTGTGACTCGGGTTCAAGACTAATCCCTTCCGGATTATCAAGATCCAACTCTACAG ACGAATATGTGATGTTTGTGAATGCTGGAGGTGATGGTTCAAATGAAACAGATTCTAGTGTGAAGTTTCTCGCCGACATTTACTTTGAGGGAGGGAATGTTTTACGAACCAATGAACATATAAATGATGGGGGGGATTATCCATTCATCTATCAGTCAGCCCGAGTAGGGAACTTCTACTACCGGTTCAATTGTCTTCCTCCTGGACACTATTATGTTGATATTCATTTCACTGAAATCATAAACACAAATGGGCCTAAAGGAATGAGGGTATTTAATGTATTCATCCAGGAAGAGAAG GTCCTATCAGACTTCGATATCTTTGCGGTTGTTGGATCCAATAAGCCCTTACAATTAGTTGATTCAAGGGTCTCTGTAAAGGAGGATGGAGTAGTTGTGATAAGATTTGAAGGGGTTAATGGAAGCCCAGTAGTTAGTGGAATCGGAATTAGGAGAGCACCAAATGTTTCAG TTCCAAAGCTGGTGGTGGAACACTTTAAATGTAACAACTGTGATGCTGAAATAGAAGTTCCTTCAGCTCAG ATGAAATTAATGCAAACAAAGTCCACTGCCAAATATGAGAAGAAGATACAAGAGCTTACCACTCAGTGCCaacttaaaacaaaagaatgcTATGAGGCATGGATGTCTTTGACTGCAGCAAATGAGGAGCTGGACAAGGTCATGATGGATCTTGACAACGTGACATTTAGGACACTGTCTCAAG ATCAAACCATTCAGAAACAAGCTGAAGATATAAAGAACATTTCTAGTAGGTATGAGCGTGACAAGAAGTACTGGACAATAGCAGTCAATGACTTACAAGAAAAGATTAAG CTGATGCATGAGGAGCATTTGCATCTTTCTCGCGAAGCACATGAATGCGCAGATTCAATTCCCGAGTTGAATAAAATGATTTTTGCAGTTCAAGCATTGG TTGCGGAGTGTGAAGATCTTAAAGTGAAGTACAACGAAGAGCAAGCTAAGAGAAAAAAGCTCTTTAATGAGGTTCAGGAGGCTAAAG GGAATATCAGGGTATTTTGCCGCTGCCGCCCATTAAGTAAGGAGGAGATGGCAGCTGGGTGTAAAACAGTTGTAGACTTTGAGGCAGCAAAGGATGGATGTCTTGGATTCCTGACAGGAGGCTCCACTAAAAGGTCTTTTAAATTTGATCGAGTGTACACACCGAAAGATGATCAAG TGGATGTTTTTGTGGATGCTTCCCCCATGGTGGTTTCAGTTCTAGACGGTTACAATGTATGTATATTTGCTTATGGACAAACAGGGACAGGAAAGACATTCACAATGGAGGGCACTGAACAGAATAGGGGAGTCAATTATAGGACTCTAGAGCAGTTGTTTGAAATTGCAAAGGAACGAAGTGAAACTTTTTCATACAGCATATCTGTTAGCGTACTTGAAGTTTACAATGAGCAGATTAGGGACTTGTTAGCAATATCACCATCATCAAAGAG GTTGGAGATAAAACAGGCTTCTGAAGGGTGTCATCACGTTCCAGGGATAGTAGAAGCCAAAGTTGAAAATATTAAGGAAGTGTGGAGTGTACTGCAGGCTGGAAGCAATGCTAGAGCTATAGGAAGTAATAATGTTAATGAGCACAGCAGCCGATCTCATTG CTTGCTTTCCATAATGGTAAGATCAAAGAACTTGATAAATGGAGAGTGCACCAAGAGCAAGCTTTGGTTAGTGGATTTGGCAGGCAGCGAGAGGCTTGCAAAAACTGATGTACAAGGAGAGCGACTAAAGGAAGCTCAAAATATCAATAGATCCCTTTCAGCTCTTGGAGATGTGATATCTGCTCTTGCAAATAAAAGTAGTCACATTCCTTACAG GAACTCTAAGTTGACACATCTACTTCAAGATTCATTAG GAGGTGACTCTAAAACTTTGATGTTCGTGCAAATAAGCCCTTCAGACCAGGATTTGGGTGAGACTCTGAGTTCTTTAAATTTTGCAACAAGGGTTCGGGGAATTGAGTTGGGTCCTGCGAAGAAGCAAGTTGACACAAGTGAGCTCCAGAAAACAAAAGTCATG CTTGAAAAAGCAAGGCAGGAAGCAAGATCCAAAGATGAATCTCTGAGGAAGCTAGAAGAGAGCTTACAAAACTTGGAGAGTAAGACCAAAGGAAAAGATCAAATCTACAAAAACCAACAAGAAAAGATCAAAGAACTTGAAGGGACACTTGAGTTGAAGACAGCCTTGCACAGCCAGTTAGAGAAGCAAGTTTCACAACTTTCAGATAGATTGAGGGGGAAGGAAGAAATCTGCTGCAGTCTCCAACAAAAG GTCAAAGAGTTGGAGGTTGAGCTCAGAGAAAGACACAAGTCAGACTCCGAATATGCATCCTTGCAACAAAAG GTTAAGGATCTTGAAAACCAACTGAAAGATCAAATGCAAGAGTCTGAGTTTCAATCCACCATTCTTCAACACAAG GTAAAGGAGCTCGAGATAAAACTCAAAGACCAGGAACAAAAATCAGACTCCTCCGCACTTCATCAAAAG GTAAAGGAGCTCGAGATAAAACTCAAAGACCAGGAACAAAAATTAGACTCCTCCGCACTTCATCAAAAG ATTAAGGAACTTCAAGACAAGTTGAGGGAGCAAGAGAAACAATCAGAGTTTGCTGATGCAGTAAGGGCCACTCCTAATGAAGGAAAGACCTGCGTAAGAGATGAGATCATGAATGATGCTGAGGCTTGCATCTTAAGGAGTTCGAATTCACTAAATCGTCCAATGAGTCAAGGGTCTATATCACTAAGAGGGAATGATTCTGTCCGTGAGACgagaaggaaaagagagtTTAAAAGTGGTGAGACGGAGAACATCATTAGGCTACCAAATTCTTTTAATGATAACAAAGTTAGGAAATCCGACCCACCGAAGATTGCAAGAATTACAAGAACAGCAAAGCCAGCCACTGCTACTCAAGGGCCATCGGTTAATAGGAGGTTTAGCAGAGATCAGATTCAAGTTAAGGAGAGGGATACTGTGAAGAAAATCTGGTCAAGATag